From Toxorhynchites rutilus septentrionalis strain SRP chromosome 2, ASM2978413v1, whole genome shotgun sequence, a single genomic window includes:
- the LOC129769426 gene encoding uncharacterized protein LOC129769426 isoform X2, which translates to MSEDAVDLILAETLSQQDAAFPNSTITPHRFVPGRFEGVFVNGSLKHSTPTDDFYDESIMDPLAERQFNHSKEGCNRTITVQQDYSQNNFQISTRPNFRNNRLSLNYSHGLSNTFVPNAALHDHPSNEEKIRNKVDGYHQESLQSQFRGPWTNLTNTGGNRVVLEDISNCSTIYTRRRIDSIRASIDSFTSRQWDENLLFQRILTSTPFALNLSLDQNPTPLNWVIDKSSIADSKGPSRFPAVLDLRKKNIETSEDQPLVSSQPTKIIHGRFEPYATISFRLINDKVTALADPPTGSSFIAVDLDRNWSNVTYEVDYTNDANDPDWIPDGDATKLDNLTIYEYFEEFKNNVSDADTDAENEETEQDYGEDNGEFEHDNEGEDKVIEPEVDGEPQPKKVNLKCGRRIKAEK; encoded by the exons ATGTCTGAAGATGCAGTTGATTTGATTCTAG CCGAAACACTGAGCCAACAGGATGCAGCTTTCCCAAACTCCACTATAACTCCTCATAGATTTGTTCCGGGACGCTTTGAGGGAGTTTTCGTTAATGGTAGTTTGAAACACAGCACTCCCACAGACGACTTCTACGATGAAAGTATTATGGATCCACTGGCAGAAAGGCAGTTTAACCATAGTAAAGAAG GGTGTAACCGTACAATCACAGTTCAACAGGACTATTCgcaaaataattttcaaatatctacaAGACCAAACTTCAGGAACAATCGGTTATCACTCAATTACTCACACGGCCTCAGCAACACTTTTGTTCCAAATGCCGCTTTACATGATCATCCATCAAATGAAGAAAAGATCCGTAACAAAGTAGATG GCTACCACCAAGAAAGTCTGCAAAGCCAATTCCGAGGACCTTGGACAAACCTCACGAATACAGGTGGCAATCGTGTCGTTCTGGAAGATATATCGAATTGTTCCACAATCTACACACGAAGACGAATTGATTCAATTAGAGCTAGCATTG ATTCATTCACCAGCCGGCAATGGGACGAAAATTTGTTGTTTCAACGCATCCTGACATCTACCCCATTTGCTTTGAATCTTTCGTTGGACCAAAATCCAACACCATTGAATTGGGTGATTGATAAATCATCCATAGCCGATTCGAAAGGTCCGAGCCGATTTCCAGCAGTGCTTGATTTGCGAAAAAAGAATATTGAGACGAGTGAAGATCAGCCTTTGGTTTCATCGCAACCCACGAAAATAATCCATGGGCGTTTTGAGCCATATGCCACGATCAGTTTTCGTTTAATAAATGATAAAGTTACTGCTCTAGCTGATCCCCCGACTGGTTCATCGTTTATTGCAGTAGATTTGGATCGAAATTGGAGTAATGTCACATATGAAGTAGATTATACGAATGATGCCAACGACCCGGACTGGATACCTGATGGCGATGCAACAAAATTAGATAATTTAACTatttatgaatattttgaagaatttaaGAATAATGTATCTGATGCTGACACGGATGCGGAAAATGAAGAAACAGAGCAGGATTACGGAGAAGATAACGGAGAATTTGAACATGATAACGAAGGTGAAGATAAAGTGATAGAGCCAGAAGTAGATGGAGAACCGCAGCCGAAAAAAGTAAATCTAAAATGCGGGCGGAGAATCAAAGCCGAAAAGTAA
- the LOC129769426 gene encoding uncharacterized protein LOC129769426 isoform X1 yields the protein MSEDAVDLILAAAETLSQQDAAFPNSTITPHRFVPGRFEGVFVNGSLKHSTPTDDFYDESIMDPLAERQFNHSKEGCNRTITVQQDYSQNNFQISTRPNFRNNRLSLNYSHGLSNTFVPNAALHDHPSNEEKIRNKVDGYHQESLQSQFRGPWTNLTNTGGNRVVLEDISNCSTIYTRRRIDSIRASIDSFTSRQWDENLLFQRILTSTPFALNLSLDQNPTPLNWVIDKSSIADSKGPSRFPAVLDLRKKNIETSEDQPLVSSQPTKIIHGRFEPYATISFRLINDKVTALADPPTGSSFIAVDLDRNWSNVTYEVDYTNDANDPDWIPDGDATKLDNLTIYEYFEEFKNNVSDADTDAENEETEQDYGEDNGEFEHDNEGEDKVIEPEVDGEPQPKKVNLKCGRRIKAEK from the exons ATGTCTGAAGATGCAGTTGATTTGATTCTAG CCGCAGCCGAAACACTGAGCCAACAGGATGCAGCTTTCCCAAACTCCACTATAACTCCTCATAGATTTGTTCCGGGACGCTTTGAGGGAGTTTTCGTTAATGGTAGTTTGAAACACAGCACTCCCACAGACGACTTCTACGATGAAAGTATTATGGATCCACTGGCAGAAAGGCAGTTTAACCATAGTAAAGAAG GGTGTAACCGTACAATCACAGTTCAACAGGACTATTCgcaaaataattttcaaatatctacaAGACCAAACTTCAGGAACAATCGGTTATCACTCAATTACTCACACGGCCTCAGCAACACTTTTGTTCCAAATGCCGCTTTACATGATCATCCATCAAATGAAGAAAAGATCCGTAACAAAGTAGATG GCTACCACCAAGAAAGTCTGCAAAGCCAATTCCGAGGACCTTGGACAAACCTCACGAATACAGGTGGCAATCGTGTCGTTCTGGAAGATATATCGAATTGTTCCACAATCTACACACGAAGACGAATTGATTCAATTAGAGCTAGCATTG ATTCATTCACCAGCCGGCAATGGGACGAAAATTTGTTGTTTCAACGCATCCTGACATCTACCCCATTTGCTTTGAATCTTTCGTTGGACCAAAATCCAACACCATTGAATTGGGTGATTGATAAATCATCCATAGCCGATTCGAAAGGTCCGAGCCGATTTCCAGCAGTGCTTGATTTGCGAAAAAAGAATATTGAGACGAGTGAAGATCAGCCTTTGGTTTCATCGCAACCCACGAAAATAATCCATGGGCGTTTTGAGCCATATGCCACGATCAGTTTTCGTTTAATAAATGATAAAGTTACTGCTCTAGCTGATCCCCCGACTGGTTCATCGTTTATTGCAGTAGATTTGGATCGAAATTGGAGTAATGTCACATATGAAGTAGATTATACGAATGATGCCAACGACCCGGACTGGATACCTGATGGCGATGCAACAAAATTAGATAATTTAACTatttatgaatattttgaagaatttaaGAATAATGTATCTGATGCTGACACGGATGCGGAAAATGAAGAAACAGAGCAGGATTACGGAGAAGATAACGGAGAATTTGAACATGATAACGAAGGTGAAGATAAAGTGATAGAGCCAGAAGTAGATGGAGAACCGCAGCCGAAAAAAGTAAATCTAAAATGCGGGCGGAGAATCAAAGCCGAAAAGTAA
- the LOC129769426 gene encoding uncharacterized protein LOC129769426 isoform X3 has protein sequence MRAENQSRKVRGRQHETGKGIIVPARRVKRPCHCRMRCYEKFSEPVRKQLLSNLLKLTSSGQHQFISSHMTIIRTVRPKVLISSRARKRIYNLPGVGGPVKVCKQMFRTTLDLTDRKLRTFAHKLVLDSGIARDDMRMNNQSSRKVTVEHASYIKNHIRSFPSEESHYGREKSSCLYLSSDLDIRRMYQLYQNQCDMDNLIPVHYNTYRLAFNSMNLKFRKPRIDTCNTCDTFDVELRIEKYETERNEIIARKKAHHDEANSVYHEKRQDRARADEDASVRTISFDLQKQLATPYLTCDRSFYSRQLYTYNLTIFETQVDINVPTCYMWDETRAKRGSREIGSCLWSYLKSLPAYVQEVNMYSDSCAGQNNNRIVLFYYGILC, from the exons ATGCGGGCGGAGAATCAAAGCCGAAAAGTAAGAGGACGTCAACACGAAACAGGAAAAGGAATTATTGTCCCAGCAAGACGTGTGAAAAGACCTTGTCATTGCAGAATGCGATGCTACGAAAAATTTTCAGAACCTGTCCGAAAGCAGTTACTTAGTAATCTTCTCAAACTGACTTCATCCGGTCAGCATCAATTCATATCAAGTCACATGACCATTATCAGGACAGTAAGACCGAAG GTTTTAATTTCAAGCCGCGCTCGAAAGAGGATTTACAATTTACCTGGTGTGGGAGGTCCAGTTAAAGTTTGTAAACAAATGTTTCGGACAACACTTGATCTTACAGATCGTAAACTACGCACGTTTGCTCATAAGCTCGTTTTGGACAGTGGTATTGCAAGAGATGATATGAGAATGAATAATCAATCGAGTAGAAAAGTAACTGTTGAACATGCCAGTTATATCAAAAACCACATCAGATCATTCCCATCAGAAGAAAGCCATTATGGTCGAGAGAAATCATCCTGCTTGTACCTATCGTCTGACTTGGATATACGTCGAATGTACCAACtttatcaaaatcaatgtgaTATGGATAATCTAATACCAGTACATTATAATACCTATAGACTTGCTTTCAACTCGATGAACTTAAAATTCAGAAAACCCAGAATCGACACCTGTAACACTTGCGACACGTTCGACGTAGAATTACGAatagaaaaatatgaaacaGAACGAAACGAAATTATTGCTCGTAAGAAAGCACACCATGATGAAGCTAACAGTGTGTACCATGAGAAGCGACAGGATCGAGCACGAGCGGATGAAGATGCATCTGTAAGAACAATATCGTTCGATTTGCAAAAACAACTAGCCACACCCTACCTGACATGTGACCGATCGTTTTACAGCCGTCAGCTGTATACCTATAATCTCACAATATTTGAGACACAGGTAGATATAAATGTACCCACTTGCTACATGTGGGACGAGACGAGAGCTAAACGAGGCTCCCGTGAAATAGGATCATGTTTGTGGTCCTATTTGAAAAGTCTTCCAGCTTATGTACAAGAAGTTAATATGTATAGTGATAGCTGCGCTGGACAGAACAATAATCGGATTGTTCTTTTTTATTATGGCATACTTTGTTGA